Proteins encoded within one genomic window of Rubritalea squalenifaciens DSM 18772:
- a CDS encoding PEP-CTERM sorting domain-containing protein, whose product MKSRFIPLCLSVSFGAVCSLQAASISWSSLLAEDNPIDGLIDEGEGAISTAGTLVVAENLGGNAITWDGVDFAAGTTSFGSTYADFYNNSAANQLFDTGTYSGSAANLNLSGLVIDQTYLVELVLADARAAQEGRTVVVDGEDPIQFAYNGNDTFWPARIIRGTFTADATTQQISIQTFNVGGSSAGSQLNAYQLRAIPEPSSFALIGLGGLGFILRRRR is encoded by the coding sequence ATGAAATCCCGCTTTATCCCTCTATGTTTGTCCGTTTCTTTTGGAGCGGTGTGCTCTCTTCAGGCTGCTTCCATTAGCTGGAGCTCGCTCTTGGCGGAGGATAACCCAATTGATGGACTCATTGATGAGGGTGAGGGTGCCATTTCTACGGCAGGTACTCTGGTAGTAGCGGAGAATCTCGGCGGGAATGCCATTACCTGGGATGGAGTAGATTTTGCCGCTGGGACGACGAGCTTTGGGAGTACCTATGCTGATTTCTACAATAATAGCGCAGCCAACCAGCTGTTTGATACGGGTACCTATTCTGGAAGCGCCGCTAATTTGAACCTGAGTGGTTTGGTGATTGATCAGACTTATCTGGTGGAATTGGTGTTGGCTGATGCACGAGCAGCCCAGGAGGGCCGTACAGTGGTGGTGGATGGCGAGGACCCGATCCAGTTTGCTTACAATGGGAATGATACTTTTTGGCCGGCTCGGATTATTCGTGGCACCTTTACCGCGGATGCGACCACGCAGCAAATTTCCATCCAGACCTTCAATGTTGGCGGATCTTCCGCAGGTTCCCAGCTCAATGCCTACCAGCTTCGTGCCATTCCTGAGCCTTCTTCCTTTGCCCTGATCGGGTTGGGTGGGCTCGGCTTTATCCTGCGCCGTAGGCGCTAG
- the rlmN gene encoding 23S rRNA (adenine(2503)-C(2))-methyltransferase RlmN has product MSLKQQPLPGILGLTQDDLNELFAEFGEKPYRAKQVIEWIYKHRTMEFDEMLNLPAALRDTLKERFRLRTVEHVRTQGSEDTTRKFLFKLHDGRYVETVLIPASPALYGEKSDRHTVCVSSQVGCAYGCKFCASGLDGFTRNLTADEIVGQLMAIEELADRRINNIVFMGMGEPLANFKNLNQALDVITGQWGMNIGARHITISTSGLAPMIKKLADRPQQIRLAISLHGATDETRDKIMPVNSKWKLAELTEALQYYKQRSKKRITFEYILIKGINDNLDEAHILAKRAKALGCLVNLIPYNKVEGLDWERPAEEHCYKFRDIVRSHGVVTTLRIEKGHDIDAACGQLRLKQETAEGIIKSV; this is encoded by the coding sequence GTGAGCCTTAAGCAACAACCTCTCCCGGGCATCCTCGGACTGACCCAAGACGACCTGAACGAACTCTTCGCAGAATTCGGTGAAAAGCCGTATCGAGCCAAGCAGGTAATCGAGTGGATCTACAAGCACCGCACGATGGAATTCGACGAAATGTTGAATCTCCCTGCTGCTCTGCGTGATACGCTGAAGGAGAGATTCCGTCTGCGCACCGTAGAACATGTCCGCACCCAAGGCTCAGAGGACACTACCCGCAAGTTCCTCTTTAAGCTTCATGACGGACGCTATGTCGAGACCGTCCTCATTCCCGCTTCACCGGCTCTCTATGGCGAGAAGTCAGACCGCCACACCGTCTGTGTCTCCTCGCAGGTAGGCTGCGCCTACGGCTGCAAGTTCTGCGCCTCCGGCTTGGACGGTTTCACCCGTAACCTCACTGCGGACGAAATCGTCGGTCAGCTAATGGCCATCGAGGAACTGGCCGATCGTCGCATCAATAACATCGTCTTCATGGGCATGGGAGAGCCTCTCGCCAACTTCAAGAACCTCAACCAGGCTCTGGACGTCATCACCGGCCAGTGGGGCATGAACATCGGCGCGCGCCACATCACCATTTCTACCTCTGGTCTGGCTCCTATGATCAAAAAGCTTGCGGACCGCCCGCAGCAGATCCGCCTAGCTATTTCCCTGCATGGTGCCACAGATGAGACACGGGATAAGATCATGCCTGTGAACTCCAAGTGGAAACTCGCCGAACTCACCGAGGCCCTGCAATACTACAAACAACGCAGCAAGAAGCGCATCACCTTTGAGTACATCCTGATCAAAGGCATCAATGACAATCTCGACGAGGCCCATATCCTTGCCAAGAGAGCCAAGGCTCTCGGCTGCCTGGTCAACCTTATCCCTTATAACAAGGTTGAGGGGCTCGACTGGGAACGCCCCGCGGAGGAGCATTGCTACAAGTTCCGCGATATCGTGCGCAGTCACGGGGTGGTCACCACCTTACGCATCGAGAAAGGTCACGATATCGATGCCGCCTGCGGCCAGCTCCGCCTCAAGCAGGAAACTGCCGAAGGCATCATCAAATCCGTCTAA
- a CDS encoding S1 family peptidase yields the protein MRLLALVFSALLILPSLANPIFLRKGDEVSELTTKSGKVHKDVRVSTISAKGVTVISSTGVTRIPRAELPGYEHIFRKFDTAAGEAEREIASEESIKQGEVSHPDLEALVAEDLPLEWAPKSLNDIVTVCLKVEISKGVDEFGRKVKWVGSAFLCNEQGVTYIYSNLHNFFGAKEFRFVYQDGRVIPEAHLGRVEVADGKYGLFVKSYGLPHGWGGDVVRIRLRKFYPQALQLDRTLLSTRFVGKDIAVVGNQGGRGAITKLTGKLTAVEKHDIIMHNARTEPGNSGSPIIDLDSMKVIGILTWGMRLPDPVRRVWSKVGEEEREGINSGASLSRITFSSSSFDKLYEERLLINRMKSSVRLLGLMDALVPSAEGLFVDTSVEVMGGFTIEDLLAESPDHYIVKRLLKLDKEIREGNRGVRISNMDLLKLYSSAYRDCLAYTQRQTRAIKDRMYTRSYFFECSVKNTFMLEISRAYENGIARSIQWYRKQGSLGKKAIPLKERVRLPRLDSGLQGLGIQRE from the coding sequence ATGCGTTTGCTTGCCCTCGTGTTTTCCGCTCTACTGATATTGCCTTCTCTCGCAAATCCGATCTTTTTGCGTAAGGGGGATGAGGTTAGTGAGTTGACTACGAAGTCGGGCAAGGTCCACAAGGATGTCCGGGTTTCGACGATTTCCGCAAAGGGGGTAACGGTCATTTCTAGTACAGGGGTCACGAGGATTCCACGGGCCGAGCTTCCTGGATACGAGCATATTTTCAGGAAATTTGATACAGCAGCGGGGGAGGCTGAGAGGGAGATCGCCTCTGAAGAGTCGATCAAGCAAGGAGAGGTCAGTCACCCAGATCTGGAGGCCTTGGTTGCGGAGGATTTGCCGCTGGAGTGGGCGCCAAAATCACTGAATGATATAGTGACGGTTTGCCTGAAAGTTGAGATCAGCAAAGGAGTTGATGAGTTTGGGAGAAAAGTCAAATGGGTGGGGTCGGCTTTTCTGTGCAATGAGCAGGGGGTGACCTATATCTACAGTAACCTGCACAATTTTTTCGGAGCCAAGGAATTTCGATTTGTCTATCAGGACGGCAGGGTGATTCCTGAAGCTCATTTGGGGAGAGTGGAGGTGGCGGACGGCAAGTATGGTCTGTTTGTGAAGTCCTATGGGTTACCGCATGGCTGGGGTGGTGATGTGGTCAGGATTCGGCTGAGAAAATTTTACCCTCAAGCCCTGCAACTGGATCGCACGTTATTGAGTACGAGATTTGTGGGTAAGGATATTGCCGTGGTTGGCAATCAGGGGGGAAGAGGTGCGATTACCAAGCTAACTGGCAAGCTCACGGCGGTAGAGAAACATGATATCATTATGCACAATGCGCGTACTGAGCCGGGAAATAGTGGTAGTCCGATTATCGATCTGGATAGTATGAAGGTGATTGGGATACTCACCTGGGGGATGCGCCTTCCTGATCCAGTGCGAAGAGTGTGGAGCAAGGTCGGGGAAGAGGAGCGTGAAGGGATTAATAGTGGAGCTTCCCTCTCGCGAATCACATTTTCCAGTTCCTCATTTGATAAGCTTTATGAAGAGCGTCTCTTGATCAACCGAATGAAAAGTAGTGTCAGGTTGTTAGGCTTGATGGATGCACTGGTGCCGAGCGCCGAGGGCTTGTTTGTGGATACCTCTGTTGAGGTCATGGGTGGGTTTACCATTGAGGATTTGTTAGCAGAGTCTCCCGATCATTACATTGTCAAACGTCTGCTGAAACTCGATAAAGAGATCCGGGAGGGGAACAGGGGAGTCCGGATAAGCAACATGGATCTACTCAAGCTCTATTCATCAGCTTATCGCGATTGCCTGGCGTATACTCAGCGCCAGACGCGTGCCATTAAAGATAGAATGTACACGCGTTCTTATTTCTTTGAGTGCAGCGTGAAGAATACCTTTATGCTAGAGATCAGCCGCGCCTATGAGAATGGTATTGCTCGGTCCATTCAGTGGTACAGGAAACAGGGAAGTTTGGGCAAAAAAGCGATACCTCTAAAGGAGAGAGTGAGGCTGCCTAGACTGGATTCGGGTCTCCAAGGCTTAGGGATTCAGAGGGAGTAG
- a CDS encoding PEP-CTERM sorting domain-containing protein: protein MAWSALTLTLDVENLTATWTGSAVLDIRTLDGDVANIYIASSQLDIPVTAGYIDNDPSSFAVDVTINGISNGSISEAPNSERIYVDDSPMLIGVRVVDIIDNDGPGNRDSQITVTGNGVTYSINFNNLSQAQIDYLKTADGSELRFFRADSPENDLGEAGTVVIIPEPSQLTMLGLAGAGLLVRRRR from the coding sequence ATGGCATGGTCGGCTTTGACATTGACGCTAGATGTTGAAAATTTGACCGCGACTTGGACTGGTTCTGCCGTTTTAGATATTAGGACACTTGATGGCGATGTTGCTAATATCTACATAGCTAGTTCTCAGCTTGATATACCTGTGACTGCAGGTTATATCGATAATGATCCCAGTAGTTTCGCCGTTGATGTGACTATTAACGGTATATCAAATGGAAGTATCTCTGAGGCTCCAAATTCTGAACGAATCTATGTTGATGACTCTCCTATGTTGATTGGAGTTAGAGTCGTTGATATTATTGATAATGATGGGCCTGGTAATCGTGATTCTCAGATCACAGTCACAGGTAATGGAGTTACTTATAGTATCAATTTTAATAATCTCAGTCAGGCTCAGATAGATTACTTAAAAACGGCCGATGGTTCGGAGCTTAGGTTTTTTCGTGCGGATAGCCCTGAGAATGATCTTGGTGAAGCAGGGACAGTGGTTATCATTCCTGAACCGAGTCAGTTGACAATGCTTGGTCTGGCTGGCGCAGGTCTACTAGTCCGGAGACGAAGATAG
- the gltB gene encoding glutamate synthase large subunit yields the protein MKSPYDSQYTPDTTGSLHSFSNERDNCGMGAIVQIHGKASKKILDLAVESVCNMTHRGAVDADMKTGDGSGILSQIPRKLFAREAAALGNSSVAAEDIAVGVFFMPRGNADAETQIKSLAEKTVSDRGIAIIGWREVPVVPEELGELAQKTQPHILHLLMAKPSGWDSLQFERQLYLCRRAVEHGTKDIDNFYMPSFSGRLISYKGLAMPATLRAFYKDMQDDDFETAIALYHQRFSTNTFPAWPLGQPFRMMCHNGEINTVRGNRNWMASREEFFESDVWGDDVNLVKNLLSDNESDSASLDHALELLTLSGRSIEHSMCMLVPPAFRNDPDISDELRGFYAYHRSFAEPWDGPAGLVYTDGTKVCASLDRNGLRPSRYALTEDGLLYIGSEIGAVELDQSTIIRKGRLGPGQMLLADLSTGELKNDREVKEALAKQAPYARWVDENQLNLRDYISPDPQVPAVDFDETTLTRLQIMNGISEEDLDMVFPPMIKGAQEAVFSMGDDIPLAVLSTYPRLLYTYFKQLFAQVTNPPIDPIREWAVMSLAAGLGAERNMLDETPEHAAVLELESAILLEQEMEKIKQMGEHGYPSRQLDTTWNLSEGADGMLKAIQRVCKEAEEAIEEDISILILSDRASAPERVAIPTLLITGAVHHHLNRARKRLRASLVIETAEARDTHQIACLFGFGATAVCPYLGYATVRQVIANDTKGKLEGVTPEIGMANYRKALEKGLLKIMSKMGISVLNSYQGAQIFEAVGIGSDVVDTCFTATKSRIGGIGFAEIAEESIIRHKAGHSDLTEGEPLTLGDPGYNRYRKQGERHALTTDVIKNFHTFVKTGKAEDYEDYVKASLETTPVTIKDLFDFVPLSSGPVPIEEVEPIEDIRRRFTTAAMSIGALSPEAHETLAIAMNRIGGRSDSGEGGEDPKRFTPYPNGDLAKSRIKQIASGRFGVSAHYLVNADELEIKMAQGAKPGEGGQLPGHKVNGIIARLRNTQPGVQLISPPPHHDIYSIEDLAQLIHDLKEINPKARVTVKLVAENGVGTVAAGVAKASADVILISGHDGGTGASPLSSTKHCGLPWELGLSEAQQTLLLNGLRNKVTLRTDGGLRTGKDIITAAILGAEEYNFGTIAMIAMGCVYVRKCHLNNCPVGVATTDPKWRAKFKGTPEQVINFFNAVSQEAREIMASLGVRKLDELIGHPGFLKQRHVPEHPKANMIDLGPVLKDVTPELSKISGTPVDQISRICTQERNDGLDKPALDLQILEDLKKELATDDFSALMDRAPICLDYKVVNTDRNIGTRLSGRIAEVYGNTGLPCGTITLNISGSAGQSFGTFLAGGIHLNLVGEGNDYVGKGMAGGRITVRPVENHKFEAAKNSIVGNTCLYGATHGKLFVNGRAGERFCVRNSGAQAVVEGVGDHGCEYMTNGLTVILGKTGKNFGAGMSGGTAYVYDEDGRFQSRINTEMVAPLPIKRPEDIAECKALIEEHAELTGSSRAKELLADWENTVHKIVRVIPKTRAMLELAESEHEAASTPKAKA from the coding sequence ATGAAGTCACCATACGACTCTCAATACACACCGGATACCACCGGATCACTCCACTCATTTTCCAACGAACGCGACAACTGTGGCATGGGCGCCATCGTCCAGATCCACGGCAAAGCGTCGAAGAAAATATTGGATCTAGCGGTAGAGTCCGTCTGTAACATGACACACCGTGGTGCCGTGGACGCAGACATGAAGACTGGTGACGGTTCCGGTATCCTCTCCCAAATCCCTCGCAAACTTTTTGCTCGCGAAGCCGCAGCTCTTGGTAATTCAAGCGTAGCAGCTGAAGACATCGCCGTTGGCGTATTCTTCATGCCACGTGGCAATGCCGATGCTGAGACCCAGATCAAGAGCCTCGCGGAAAAGACAGTTAGCGACCGCGGTATTGCAATCATCGGCTGGCGTGAAGTCCCCGTTGTTCCTGAGGAACTCGGTGAACTCGCCCAAAAGACCCAGCCCCACATCCTTCACCTCCTCATGGCCAAGCCATCAGGCTGGGATTCACTTCAGTTTGAGCGCCAGCTCTACCTCTGCCGCCGCGCTGTCGAGCACGGCACCAAGGATATTGATAACTTCTACATGCCTTCCTTCTCTGGCCGCCTGATCTCCTACAAAGGCCTTGCCATGCCAGCCACCCTGCGCGCCTTCTACAAGGACATGCAGGACGACGACTTTGAGACAGCAATCGCTCTCTACCACCAGCGATTCTCCACTAACACTTTCCCAGCTTGGCCACTCGGTCAGCCATTCCGCATGATGTGCCACAACGGTGAAATCAACACCGTCCGCGGTAACCGGAACTGGATGGCTTCCCGTGAAGAATTCTTCGAATCAGACGTCTGGGGCGACGACGTAAACCTCGTCAAAAATCTCCTTTCTGATAACGAGTCCGACTCCGCGTCTCTCGACCATGCGCTCGAGCTACTCACCCTTTCCGGCCGCTCCATCGAGCACTCCATGTGTATGCTCGTGCCACCGGCCTTCCGTAACGACCCGGACATCTCCGATGAGCTTCGCGGTTTCTACGCATACCACCGCTCCTTCGCAGAGCCTTGGGACGGCCCAGCTGGTCTCGTCTACACAGATGGCACCAAAGTCTGCGCCTCTCTCGACCGTAACGGCCTGCGCCCATCCCGCTACGCCCTCACTGAGGACGGCCTACTCTATATCGGCTCCGAAATCGGCGCGGTCGAGCTCGATCAGTCCACCATCATCCGCAAGGGGCGCCTCGGACCAGGCCAAATGCTTCTTGCCGACCTCTCCACTGGCGAGCTCAAGAATGACCGTGAAGTCAAGGAAGCCCTCGCCAAGCAGGCTCCTTACGCTCGCTGGGTAGATGAGAACCAACTCAACCTCCGTGACTACATTTCCCCGGACCCTCAAGTCCCAGCTGTAGATTTTGATGAGACAACTCTGACACGCCTTCAGATCATGAACGGCATCAGTGAGGAAGACCTGGACATGGTATTTCCTCCTATGATCAAGGGAGCTCAAGAAGCCGTCTTCTCCATGGGTGATGATATCCCTCTGGCAGTTCTCTCCACCTACCCGCGTCTCCTCTACACATACTTCAAGCAACTCTTCGCACAGGTAACCAACCCACCGATCGATCCGATCCGTGAGTGGGCCGTCATGTCCTTGGCTGCCGGCCTTGGAGCAGAACGCAACATGCTTGATGAAACTCCAGAGCACGCCGCGGTCCTCGAACTCGAGTCCGCTATCCTGCTCGAACAGGAAATGGAGAAGATCAAACAAATGGGCGAGCATGGCTACCCATCCCGCCAACTCGATACCACCTGGAACCTCTCTGAAGGTGCCGATGGCATGCTCAAAGCTATCCAGCGCGTCTGCAAGGAAGCAGAAGAAGCCATTGAGGAAGACATTTCCATCCTGATCCTCTCCGACCGCGCCTCAGCCCCAGAGCGAGTCGCCATTCCAACACTTCTCATTACAGGCGCCGTACACCACCATCTCAACCGCGCACGCAAGCGTCTCCGCGCCTCTCTCGTGATTGAAACAGCAGAAGCCCGTGACACCCATCAGATTGCCTGCTTGTTCGGCTTTGGTGCTACCGCCGTCTGCCCATACCTTGGCTATGCGACTGTCCGTCAGGTCATCGCGAACGATACCAAAGGCAAGCTCGAAGGCGTCACTCCAGAGATTGGCATGGCCAACTACCGCAAGGCACTCGAAAAAGGCCTACTGAAGATCATGTCCAAGATGGGTATCTCCGTACTCAACTCCTACCAGGGTGCTCAGATCTTCGAGGCTGTCGGCATCGGTTCCGATGTTGTCGATACCTGCTTCACTGCAACCAAGTCCCGCATTGGTGGTATTGGTTTCGCAGAAATCGCGGAAGAATCCATCATCCGCCACAAGGCTGGTCACAGCGACCTCACTGAAGGCGAGCCACTCACTCTCGGTGACCCAGGCTACAACCGCTACCGTAAACAAGGTGAGCGCCACGCTCTCACCACAGACGTGATCAAGAATTTCCACACCTTCGTAAAGACTGGCAAAGCTGAGGACTACGAAGACTACGTGAAAGCCTCCCTTGAAACTACTCCGGTAACCATCAAGGACCTCTTCGACTTCGTGCCACTTTCCAGTGGCCCAGTACCGATCGAAGAAGTTGAGCCAATCGAAGACATCCGCCGCCGCTTCACCACAGCAGCGATGTCCATCGGCGCTCTCTCCCCAGAAGCTCACGAAACGCTTGCCATCGCCATGAACCGCATTGGCGGCCGCTCTGACTCTGGTGAAGGCGGTGAAGATCCTAAGCGCTTCACTCCATACCCGAACGGCGACCTCGCGAAGTCCCGCATCAAGCAGATTGCATCCGGTCGTTTCGGTGTCTCCGCTCACTACCTCGTGAATGCGGACGAACTGGAAATCAAGATGGCCCAGGGCGCCAAGCCTGGCGAAGGTGGCCAGCTGCCAGGTCACAAGGTGAACGGCATCATCGCCCGCCTGCGCAACACCCAACCAGGTGTCCAGCTCATCTCACCTCCACCTCACCACGACATCTACTCCATCGAGGATCTGGCTCAGCTCATCCACGACCTGAAGGAAATCAATCCGAAGGCCCGCGTAACTGTGAAGCTCGTTGCCGAGAACGGTGTTGGCACAGTGGCAGCAGGTGTTGCCAAGGCCAGTGCAGACGTCATTCTGATCTCCGGTCACGACGGAGGTACAGGCGCTTCCCCGCTTTCCTCCACCAAGCACTGTGGTCTCCCATGGGAACTCGGTCTCTCAGAGGCACAGCAGACACTCCTACTCAACGGCCTCCGCAACAAGGTCACCCTGCGTACAGACGGCGGCCTCCGCACAGGTAAGGACATCATCACCGCAGCTATCCTCGGTGCTGAGGAATACAACTTCGGCACCATCGCGATGATCGCCATGGGCTGTGTATACGTCCGTAAGTGCCACCTCAACAACTGCCCAGTGGGCGTAGCCACTACCGATCCGAAGTGGCGTGCCAAGTTCAAGGGCACCCCAGAGCAGGTCATCAACTTCTTCAACGCAGTTTCCCAGGAAGCTCGTGAGATCATGGCCTCTCTCGGTGTACGCAAGCTCGACGAGCTCATCGGTCACCCCGGATTCCTTAAACAGCGTCACGTACCTGAGCACCCGAAAGCCAACATGATTGACCTCGGCCCTGTGCTCAAGGACGTCACTCCAGAGCTCTCCAAGATCTCAGGCACCCCTGTGGACCAGATCTCCCGCATTTGCACGCAGGAACGCAACGACGGCTTGGACAAGCCAGCCCTCGACCTACAGATCCTTGAAGACCTCAAGAAGGAACTCGCTACTGATGATTTCAGCGCCCTGATGGACCGCGCACCTATCTGCCTGGACTACAAGGTGGTCAATACAGACCGTAACATCGGCACTCGCCTCTCCGGGCGCATCGCCGAGGTCTATGGCAACACCGGCCTACCATGCGGCACCATCACACTCAATATCAGCGGATCAGCAGGTCAGTCATTCGGTACATTCCTAGCAGGAGGCATCCACCTCAACCTCGTAGGTGAAGGCAATGACTACGTAGGCAAGGGCATGGCTGGCGGCCGCATCACCGTCCGTCCTGTTGAGAACCACAAGTTTGAGGCTGCGAAGAATTCCATCGTCGGTAACACCTGTCTCTATGGTGCCACTCACGGTAAACTCTTCGTCAACGGCCGTGCTGGTGAACGCTTCTGCGTACGTAACTCAGGAGCACAAGCGGTTGTCGAAGGCGTCGGCGACCACGGTTGCGAGTACATGACCAACGGCCTCACCGTGATCCTTGGCAAGACTGGCAAAAACTTTGGCGCTGGCATGTCCGGCGGCACCGCCTACGTCTATGACGAAGACGGCCGCTTCCAGTCCCGCATCAATACCGAGATGGTAGCTCCACTACCAATCAAACGCCCTGAGGACATCGCCGAGTGCAAGGCCCTCATCGAGGAGCACGCCGAGCTGACTGGCTCCTCACGCGCCAAGGAACTTCTGGCCGACTGGGAGAACACCGTACACAAGATCGTACGCGTCATTCCTAAGACACGCGCCATGCTGGAGCTAGCCGAGTCAGAGCACGAGGCAGCCTCTACACCGAAAGCAAAGGCCTAA
- a CDS encoding YggS family pyridoxal phosphate-dependent enzyme translates to MNEVAENLAEVKERMAIAAQSSGRGVDEVSLVAVSKTWPAEHVQQAVDAGQRVFGENKLQEGQDKIPAMSDELEWHFIGGLQRNKVRKVFGLFHWVHSIDSLKLARYANGVATDMGIRPKVLLQVNIGRELSKGGFEVDELEDSFAEILQLEHLDLRGLMCIPPAVENPDDARIYFKEMVALRVRLQEQYGMNLPELSMGMSGDFEVAIQEGATMVRVGSSIFGARNYSR, encoded by the coding sequence ATGAATGAAGTTGCTGAAAACTTGGCGGAAGTGAAGGAGAGGATGGCAATTGCGGCGCAGAGCAGTGGTCGTGGAGTTGACGAGGTGAGTTTGGTGGCTGTCTCCAAGACTTGGCCTGCCGAGCATGTTCAGCAGGCGGTGGATGCCGGGCAACGTGTCTTTGGTGAGAACAAGCTTCAGGAAGGCCAAGACAAGATTCCGGCGATGAGTGATGAGCTGGAGTGGCATTTCATCGGTGGATTACAGCGTAACAAAGTGCGTAAAGTCTTTGGTCTTTTTCACTGGGTACACAGTATCGATTCCTTGAAGCTGGCCCGTTATGCGAACGGGGTGGCTACAGACATGGGAATTCGTCCGAAGGTGCTGTTGCAGGTGAACATTGGCCGCGAGTTGAGCAAGGGAGGATTTGAGGTTGATGAGTTGGAGGACAGCTTCGCTGAAATCCTGCAGTTGGAGCATCTGGACCTCAGGGGATTGATGTGTATTCCGCCTGCGGTGGAGAATCCGGATGATGCTAGAATCTATTTTAAAGAGATGGTGGCATTGCGTGTACGTCTTCAGGAGCAGTATGGGATGAATCTGCCTGAGCTGAGTATGGGAATGAGTGGGGATTTTGAGGTGGCTATCCAGGAGGGCGCTACGATGGTGCGTGTGGGGAGTTCTATCTTTGGGGCTAGGAACTATTCTCGCTGA
- a CDS encoding FecR domain-containing protein, which produces MSPIQLETRIQELLDGSLSEELWPELMHELDNSEEARALYCKHARIHSLLGQNAKGIRALTTPVPTISVQEIIKKRRKKLVAYSSMAAAAMVLLTLAVMQFIFVSPTDRPLTLRASPGTDFAITHADNAQKHHELTLKPGSRLIVNQGTVELNFESGVQSILQAPADITLLTENSIQMREGSAWFNVSKQAKGFSVITNDLNIVDLGTEFGVINTPGGQEEVHVFKGKVQVSARHHRKDSQKLIADEACRVSNVGTLDSITTQPSRFLTTLPDQLPYMHWSFDGDDQLACSGTHPSAANTTTKVIDSYDGNDFQAVEGKFGKAMQATGTCAFIETDWKGIGDDSPRTMAYWIKLPKEENYGISYQTIGWGRFWGHHDLTTNQFYSYICSFDDGTSISGVSLGGHWVGGYTNIGDGEWHHIAHVFTGKHLEDGNPEIYSYVDGEPEHIQRNTNEHLIRHSNGNIPVNTNIYDKDSKPLSLLAHSWDDTRHGWPFQPSMDEIYIFAAALSAEQIQNLYRYNTYEGPQ; this is translated from the coding sequence ATGAGCCCTATTCAGCTGGAAACTCGCATACAGGAACTCCTAGATGGATCCCTGTCAGAGGAACTATGGCCGGAACTCATGCATGAGCTAGATAACTCCGAGGAAGCCCGCGCCCTCTATTGCAAGCACGCACGCATTCACAGCCTTCTCGGTCAGAACGCGAAGGGCATTAGAGCCCTGACCACTCCCGTTCCGACCATCTCCGTACAGGAAATCATCAAGAAAAGGCGCAAAAAGCTTGTAGCCTACTCCTCAATGGCAGCCGCAGCGATGGTTCTCCTGACTTTGGCAGTGATGCAGTTCATCTTTGTCTCCCCAACGGACAGACCCCTCACTTTGAGGGCTTCCCCTGGAACCGACTTTGCCATCACTCATGCGGACAACGCCCAAAAGCACCATGAACTAACCCTCAAACCTGGATCCAGACTCATCGTGAACCAAGGCACCGTCGAACTCAATTTTGAGAGCGGTGTACAATCCATTCTTCAGGCTCCAGCAGACATCACCCTTCTCACAGAGAACAGCATCCAAATGAGAGAGGGCTCTGCCTGGTTTAACGTTTCCAAACAAGCCAAAGGCTTCAGCGTCATCACCAATGACCTGAACATTGTTGATTTAGGCACCGAGTTTGGAGTCATCAACACCCCCGGCGGCCAGGAAGAAGTCCACGTATTCAAAGGCAAAGTCCAGGTAAGCGCCAGACACCACCGAAAAGACTCACAGAAACTGATCGCCGATGAAGCCTGCCGAGTCAGCAATGTTGGCACTCTTGACTCCATCACCACACAACCCTCCCGCTTCCTCACAACCCTTCCTGATCAACTTCCTTACATGCACTGGTCATTTGATGGAGACGATCAACTAGCATGTTCTGGCACCCACCCATCCGCCGCCAACACCACAACCAAAGTCATTGATTCCTATGACGGGAATGACTTCCAAGCCGTTGAAGGCAAATTCGGCAAAGCGATGCAGGCTACAGGCACATGCGCCTTTATTGAGACCGACTGGAAAGGCATCGGTGATGACTCCCCTCGTACGATGGCCTACTGGATCAAGCTACCTAAGGAAGAAAACTACGGTATCAGCTATCAAACTATCGGCTGGGGCAGATTCTGGGGACACCACGATCTCACCACCAATCAATTCTACTCTTACATTTGCTCTTTCGATGACGGAACCAGTATCAGCGGAGTCTCCCTGGGCGGCCACTGGGTGGGGGGATACACCAATATTGGAGATGGAGAGTGGCACCACATAGCCCATGTATTCACAGGTAAACACCTGGAAGACGGAAACCCTGAAATCTACAGCTATGTCGATGGAGAACCTGAGCACATCCAACGCAACACAAACGAACACCTAATCAGGCACAGCAACGGCAACATCCCAGTCAATACCAACATTTACGACAAAGACTCTAAACCACTCTCTCTTCTAGCACATTCTTGGGACGACACTCGCCACGGCTGGCCCTTCCAACCCAGCATGGATGAGATCTACATTTTCGCCGCCGCACTCTCAGCTGAGCAGATCCAAAACCTCTACCGCTACAATACCTACGAGGGACCACAATAG